The Planctomycetota bacterium genome window below encodes:
- a CDS encoding tetratricopeptide repeat protein: MSANTEQGVWHRASPACRQMLACLALVALTLCTFGNTLWNQFISFDDWFLVEENERIRSLAPRSIAAMLVSKDPSSHAWLPLRELSYAVDYAFWGLNPVGYHLTNVLLHAANTVLCYGVLRWLLRRQGLALLGAAAFAVHPAQVESVAWVSGRRDVLYALFYLLAFLAFVAHERREGRGRWVLYGLSLACLAASLLSKASAMTLPAALGLAVLTSGDGSDERLWGRLAATLPHWVLAIGLTAVHTLVAHEAGIVKGQAFDASLANVPLIFAKYWQLLFFPVHLVAPHGEGSLRWASDGPRIALLAAAAAAVVLAAWWAAPRRSSAAFCIGWWFLLLLPVANFIPISVLVAERYLYLPLVGACAFGAELLGSVMTTRRRAAVALGCTGAVLATLALGAHSRNRVWADSRTFWQDGVSKWPGIPVMRIGLATAYLDANDYERAWEQYMDVSLAWGRAASLDPDHVSLVNRGLEKFYDTLARRREAEGRKQAALEVYETMTRLLPKNVEAYARLARAYERQGLYAKAREQVIAVQKLDAEYPGLAAWLRRLDHAERGQGGERPKE; this comes from the coding sequence GTGAGCGCGAACACGGAGCAAGGCGTTTGGCACCGGGCCTCTCCCGCGTGCCGGCAGATGCTGGCGTGTCTGGCCCTCGTGGCGTTGACGCTCTGCACCTTCGGCAACACGTTGTGGAACCAGTTCATCAGCTTCGACGACTGGTTCCTCGTCGAGGAGAACGAGCGCATCCGCTCGCTCGCGCCGCGCAGCATCGCCGCGATGCTCGTCTCGAAGGACCCCAGCAGCCACGCGTGGCTCCCGCTGCGCGAGCTGAGCTATGCGGTGGACTATGCCTTCTGGGGCCTCAACCCCGTTGGTTACCACCTGACGAACGTGCTGCTCCATGCAGCGAACACGGTCCTCTGCTACGGCGTGTTGCGGTGGCTGCTGCGGCGCCAGGGCCTGGCGCTGCTCGGGGCGGCGGCTTTCGCAGTGCATCCCGCCCAGGTGGAGTCCGTGGCCTGGGTGTCCGGTCGCCGCGACGTGCTCTACGCCCTCTTCTACCTTCTCGCCTTCCTGGCGTTCGTGGCGCACGAGCGCCGCGAGGGAAGAGGCCGCTGGGTGCTCTACGGCTTGTCGCTGGCCTGCCTGGCTGCGTCGCTCCTGTCGAAGGCATCGGCCATGACGTTGCCCGCGGCACTGGGGCTGGCGGTGTTGACGTCGGGCGACGGCAGCGACGAGCGCCTGTGGGGACGGCTGGCCGCCACCCTGCCGCATTGGGTGCTGGCAATCGGCCTTACAGCGGTGCACACGCTCGTGGCGCACGAGGCCGGTATCGTCAAAGGCCAGGCCTTCGACGCCAGCCTGGCCAACGTGCCTCTGATCTTCGCCAAGTACTGGCAGTTGCTGTTCTTCCCCGTGCACCTCGTGGCACCCCATGGCGAGGGGTCGCTGCGCTGGGCCTCGGACGGGCCTCGGATCGCTCTCCTGGCTGCCGCGGCGGCCGCGGTCGTGCTCGCCGCGTGGTGGGCCGCGCCACGGCGCAGTTCAGCCGCCTTCTGCATCGGGTGGTGGTTCCTCCTGTTGTTGCCGGTGGCCAATTTCATCCCGATCAGCGTCCTCGTGGCAGAGCGATACCTGTACCTGCCTTTGGTGGGGGCTTGCGCCTTCGGAGCCGAGCTCCTGGGGAGCGTGATGACGACCCGCCGGCGGGCTGCGGTCGCGCTCGGTTGCACTGGGGCCGTGCTCGCCACGCTCGCGCTGGGCGCGCACAGCCGGAATCGCGTGTGGGCGGACAGCCGCACGTTCTGGCAGGACGGGGTGTCGAAGTGGCCGGGCATCCCGGTGATGCGGATCGGCCTGGCGACGGCCTACTTGGACGCGAACGATTACGAGCGCGCCTGGGAGCAATACATGGACGTGTCGCTGGCCTGGGGACGCGCGGCGTCGCTCGACCCTGACCACGTGTCGCTGGTGAACCGTGGTCTGGAAAAGTTCTACGACACCCTGGCGCGCCGCCGGGAGGCGGAGGGAAGGAAGCAGGCCGCTCTGGAGGTCTATGAGACCATGACCCGGCTGCTGCCCAAGAACGTCGAGGCGTATGCGCGCCTGGCTCGCGCCTACGAGCGGCAGGGGCTGTATGCCAAGGCTCGCGAGCAGGTCATCGCGGTTCAGAAGCTCGATGCGGAGTACCCGGGTCTGGCCGCGTGGCTGCGGCGCCTGGACCATGCGGAGAGAGGGCAGGGCGGCGAGAGGCCAAAAGAATAG
- the rnc gene encoding ribonuclease III, whose translation MEQDRIAACQEAIAHQFREPAWLEKALTHSSNRSDLGLSNERMEFLGDAILGMVVSEYLFQTYQGHPEGELTAVKSIVVSERTLARQSRALHLDQFLSVGRGMSHGRRLPNSVVANVFEALVAAVYLDQGLEAARAFVLRNLEREIHDAERTKLIKNCKSALQQLVQRRRGCTPTYRVIEESGPDHAKSFRVVTMIEGVEYGTGWGRNKKEAEQHSARETLALVKTLWNAPEPAPGPSDAKPEPSAEPRPEPKPEANPPET comes from the coding sequence ATGGAGCAGGACCGCATCGCGGCGTGCCAGGAGGCGATCGCCCACCAGTTCCGCGAGCCCGCGTGGCTGGAGAAGGCTCTCACCCATTCCTCTAACCGGTCGGACCTCGGCCTGAGCAACGAGCGGATGGAGTTCCTCGGCGACGCCATCCTGGGCATGGTCGTCTCCGAGTACCTCTTCCAGACCTATCAGGGACACCCCGAAGGGGAGCTGACCGCGGTGAAGAGCATCGTGGTCAGCGAGCGCACACTGGCCCGCCAGAGCCGCGCGCTGCACCTCGACCAGTTCCTCTCCGTGGGCCGGGGCATGAGCCACGGGCGTCGGCTCCCCAACTCCGTGGTCGCCAACGTCTTCGAGGCGCTGGTGGCCGCGGTGTACCTCGACCAGGGCCTCGAGGCCGCCCGCGCCTTCGTGCTGCGCAACCTCGAGCGCGAGATCCACGACGCCGAACGCACCAAGCTGATCAAGAACTGCAAGTCGGCCCTCCAGCAGCTCGTCCAGCGCCGGCGCGGCTGCACCCCCACCTATCGTGTCATCGAGGAGTCGGGACCGGACCACGCCAAGTCGTTCCGAGTGGTCACGATGATCGAAGGGGTGGAGTATGGCACCGGCTGGGGCAGGAACAAGAAGGAGGCGGAACAGCACTCGGCCCGCGAGACTCTCGCCCTGGTGAAGACGCTGTGGAATGCCCCCGAGCCGGCGCCGGGCCCCAGCGACGCCAAGCCTGAGCCGAGTGCGGAGCCGAGACCCGAACCGAAGCCCGAGGCGAACCCACCGGAGACCTAG